One stretch of Streptomyces peucetius DNA includes these proteins:
- a CDS encoding PepSY domain-containing protein, which translates to MKRNLVIATVAAAVLVGGGTYTAAALASDDAPASTASRSAQDRNDDRAAERPAGSITATEAVTAALKHTPGAVDSVDLDDDGAAHWEVEVVGKDDREHELKVDAKSGALREDDDDDRDDDGDRDDDDRAALRAASVDAREAARAALKAHPGATVTSVDFDDDAAAHWEVELGDGKEVSVDAKSATVTNDRADD; encoded by the coding sequence ATGAAGCGCAACCTGGTGATCGCGACGGTGGCGGCTGCGGTGCTGGTGGGAGGCGGTACGTACACGGCTGCGGCACTGGCCTCGGACGACGCGCCGGCGTCGACGGCGTCGCGCTCAGCCCAGGACCGGAACGACGACCGGGCGGCCGAGCGGCCCGCGGGCAGCATCACGGCCACCGAGGCGGTGACGGCGGCCCTGAAGCACACCCCGGGCGCGGTGGACTCGGTGGACCTCGACGACGACGGAGCGGCGCACTGGGAGGTGGAAGTCGTCGGCAAGGACGACCGCGAGCACGAGCTGAAGGTCGACGCGAAGAGCGGCGCGCTGCGGGAGGACGACGACGATGACCGCGACGACGACGGCGACAGGGACGACGACGACCGTGCCGCGCTGCGCGCTGCCTCGGTGGACGCCCGCGAGGCGGCCCGGGCGGCGCTGAAGGCGCACCCCGGCGCGACGGTGACGTCGGTCGACTTCGACGACGACGCTGCGGCGCACTGGGAGGTCGAACTGGGCGACGGCAAGGAGGTGTCGGTCGACGCGAAGTCGGCGACGGTCACGAACGACCGCGCGGACGACTGA
- a CDS encoding sensor histidine kinase, whose product MRSVRARAALGATLVVAVALVAAGTAVLLSLRANLIDRTDLQAEVAARDVASQIALGVPYDRLELPDEDDERPVQVVGDGGRVLAVSEHLEAIDGTGSTDVRPQSAATDRGGDDDDDDNSDRGQVSSDDPRFGSGTATVDGDRADFRFAAVEVGLDDDRTVTVYAGAPLTTEQEAVTTVRDAMLVGLPLLLAVVGGVTWLVTRRALRPVEGIRREMAAITRSEDLGRRVPEPGSGDEVARLARTTNETLAALEASVERQRRFVADASHELRSPIASLRTQLEVGAAHPELLDMPGAVEDTVRLQQLAADLLLLARLDAGERPGHALLDPAQLLAEEVARRTGDRLPVQVTVAEGLHVAGSRGQLARVVGNLLDNAQRHAATSVAASVRREGGRIVLAVADDGAGVPEQDRERIFERFVRLDDARTRDEGGAGLGLAIARDVARRHGGTLTVGRSASGGALFELTLPDADRGR is encoded by the coding sequence ATGAGGTCGGTACGGGCCAGGGCCGCCCTCGGCGCCACCCTCGTCGTCGCCGTCGCCCTGGTCGCGGCCGGAACCGCCGTACTGCTGTCGCTGCGCGCCAACCTGATCGACCGGACGGACCTTCAGGCGGAGGTCGCCGCGCGGGACGTGGCGTCCCAGATCGCGCTCGGCGTGCCGTACGACCGGCTGGAGCTGCCCGACGAGGACGACGAACGTCCGGTCCAGGTCGTCGGCGACGGCGGGCGGGTGCTCGCCGTCAGCGAGCACCTGGAGGCGATCGACGGCACCGGAAGCACGGACGTCCGTCCGCAGTCCGCCGCCACGGACCGCGGCGGTGACGACGATGACGACGACAACTCCGACCGGGGCCAGGTCTCCTCCGACGACCCCCGCTTCGGCTCGGGTACCGCCACCGTGGACGGCGACCGCGCCGACTTCCGGTTCGCCGCCGTCGAGGTGGGCCTCGACGACGACCGGACGGTGACCGTGTACGCGGGCGCGCCGCTGACGACCGAGCAGGAGGCGGTCACCACCGTGCGCGACGCGATGCTCGTCGGCCTGCCGTTGCTTCTGGCCGTCGTCGGCGGTGTGACGTGGCTGGTCACCCGGCGCGCGCTGAGGCCCGTGGAGGGCATCCGGCGGGAGATGGCGGCCATCACCCGTTCCGAGGACCTCGGACGCCGTGTCCCCGAGCCCGGTTCGGGGGACGAGGTCGCGAGGCTCGCCCGTACGACGAACGAGACCCTGGCGGCCCTGGAGGCATCCGTCGAGCGGCAGCGGCGCTTCGTCGCGGACGCCTCGCACGAGCTGCGCAGCCCCATCGCCTCGCTGCGTACACAGCTCGAAGTGGGCGCCGCGCATCCCGAGTTGCTGGATATGCCCGGCGCGGTGGAGGACACCGTACGGCTTCAGCAACTGGCGGCGGATCTGCTGCTGCTGGCGCGGCTGGACGCGGGGGAGCGGCCGGGGCACGCGTTGCTGGACCCGGCGCAGCTGCTGGCGGAGGAGGTGGCCCGCAGGACCGGCGACCGTCTGCCGGTGCAGGTGACGGTGGCCGAGGGGCTGCACGTGGCCGGGTCACGCGGCCAGCTGGCCCGGGTCGTCGGTAACCTGCTCGACAACGCCCAGCGTCATGCGGCGACTTCGGTCGCCGCGTCGGTCCGCCGAGAGGGTGGCCGGATCGTGCTGGCCGTCGCGGACGACGGGGCGGGAGTGCCGGAGCAGGACCGCGAGCGGATCTTCGAACGGTTCGTACGTCTCGACGACGCCCGCACCAGGGACGAGGGCGGCGCCGGGCTTGGTCTGGCCATCGCCCGGGACGTGGCGCGACGGCACGGCGGGACGCTTACGGTCGGCCGGTCGGCGTCCGGCGGGGCGCTTTTCGAGCTGACCCTGCCGGACGCGGACCGTGGTCGCTGA